The Ictidomys tridecemlineatus isolate mIctTri1 chromosome 6, mIctTri1.hap1, whole genome shotgun sequence genome includes a region encoding these proteins:
- the LOC144365117 gene encoding sperm motility kinase 2B-like, with translation MPQRTYSCQEKAFTDHYQVLKDIGYGLFCQVKLARHLRTGAEVAVKVIPRSMWKTLVLPEMQAMKTLNHPNVIQLFEVIETCKQIYIVMEYGIGGTLFDLIPPGGMQEEEARRLFRQITCAVCYCHKMHILHGDLKPENIVLDAKGNIRIIDFGLSTMFKPGRKLTHFWGTLEYHAPEIVRKEIHEGPPVDSWSLGVILYFMLTGHRPFRASSKKKLRKKILHPKVKFPQHVSAEAQRLLKKILIVDPRARLSVEEILEDPWLNQDEENLSYHDVPLPNLSDPTVLTMLFDMGYDPYSTWVSLSQRKFDEVMASYLIIQRQISQEAGCMKPVRRDPSISPALLQRRASEPALHTFPLPCEHHQPQEAKESGQKGFRRASWPAISLCFLHEKPPTPRLASQHYSMFDSPQPCPSTTDSHVSQDATTGSPWGHRKGWKQVRQRIAASFRILCCSTSSCDGENKAPTRRLESYVTTVQMDQTKKQPARGPFALWMLSSLCGHWSCGPQQLQD, from the coding sequence ATGCCGCAGAGGACTTATTCCTGCCAGGAGAAGGCCTTCACAGACCATTACCAGGTCTTGAAGGACATTGGGTATGGATTGTTTTGTCAAGTCAAACTAGCTCGCCATCTGCGCACTGGAGCTGAGGTGGCAGTGAAAGTCATTCCAAGGAGCATGTGGAAGACTTTGGTCCTCCCTGAAATGCAGGCGATGAAGACCCTGAACCACCCGAACGTGATCCAGCTCTTTGAGGTGATTGAAACCTGCAAACAGATCTACATCGTGATGGAGTACGGGATTGGGGGAACTTTATTTGACCTCATCCCGCCTGGGGGcatgcaggaggaggaggccaggagaCTCTTCAGGCAGATCACGTGTGCGGTGTGCTACTGCCACAAGATGCACATCTTGCATGGAGACCTGAAGCCCGAGAACATTGTGCTGGATGCCAAAGGCAACATCCGAATCATCGACTTTGGCTTAAGCACCATGTTCAAGCCTGGGCGGAAGCTGACCCACTTTTGGGGCACCCTGGAGTACCATGCCCCCGAAATTGTGCGCAAGGAAATACACGAGGGTCCCCCAGTGGACAGCTGGAGCCTGGgtgtcattttgtattttatgttgacTGGTCACCGCCCATTTAGGGCATCCAGCAAGAAGAAGCTAAGGAAGAAGATCTTACACCCGAAGGTGAAATTTCCCCAGCATGTCTCGGCCGAAGCACAAAGACTCTTAAAGAAAATCTTGATAGTGGACCCTAGAGCAAGGCTCTCCGTAGAGGAAATCTTGGAGGACCCATGGCTGAATCAGGATGAGGAGAATTTATCTTACCATGATGttcccctccccaacctctcAGACCCCACAGTACTGACAATGCTGTTCGACATGGGGTACGACCCTTACAGTACCTGGGTGTCGCTGTCCCAGAGAAAGTTTGATGAGGTGATGGCTTCCTATCTCATAATCCAGCGGCAGATAAGCCAGGAGGCAGGCTGCATGAAGCCTGTGAGAAGGGATCCTTCCATTTCCCCTGCCCTCCTGCAGAGGAGGGCGAGTGAGCCTGCCCTTCACACCTTCCCCTTGCCCTGTGAGCATCATCAGCCTCAGGAGGCCAAGGAGTCAGGGCAGAAGGGCTTCAGAAGGGCCAGCTGGCCTGCCATTagtctctgcttcctgcatgAGAAGCCCCCCACTCCCAGGCTAGCCTCCCAGCATTACTCTATGTTCGACTCACCCCAACCCTGCCCATCAACAACAGACAGCCATGTCTCCCAAGATGCCACCACAGGGAGTCCCTGGGGTCACAGGAAGGGCTGGAAGCAAGTAAGGCAGAGGATCGCTGCCTCCTTTCGCATACTGTGCTGTAGCACATCCTCATGTGATGGCGAAAACAAGGCTCCTACAAGGAGATTAGAATCCTATGTTACTACAGTTCAGATGGACCAAACGAAGAAACAGCCAGCCAGAGGACCTTTTGCTCTGTGGATGCTGTCATCACTATGTGGGCATTGGTCATGTGGACCCCAACAGCTGCAGGACTGA